The sequence below is a genomic window from Lolium perenne isolate Kyuss_39 chromosome 4, Kyuss_2.0, whole genome shotgun sequence.
GCTATAAGGAGtaaaataatatatttgtgtctagttggaggagagagaagagaagatagactgtaagagcaagtacaataagttctagtctgctggctataaggattaaatagtatattattgcttcgttggaggagaaagaggaggagagagaatgagagtgggctcttatgcaagagccagctctagcacgtgctcctacacactttgtgagagtgaaaggtgggtcatacattgataaagtactatattttgatagctcactattgtatatgttggctctaagttagctatagatgacatgtcacttggcttatagccagcagctggctacACTATTGAAATTGGCTCTAAGTGAGCTtttatgcaagagctagctctaaCACGTGCTCCTATGCAAGTTGTATCAATGAAAGGTGGGTCATCCATTGAGAAAGTAGTACATTCTTATAACCAACTATTGTACTTGTTGGCTACAAGTTAACTATAGATGACATAGCATCttgcttatagccaacaaccGACTATAATATTGGAGTTACTCTTAAATCATATCAGAATGTTGACTACTACCTTCATCCCGATTTACAGGTCTGCACGTATCCCTAGATCGCAAATTTAACTAACGTAACACAAATAAATATCACAAAATATATACCATTAGAAAGCTTAGATGTTATACTatttaatgatataatttttatagcacaaatattatattgtattaattaaattaatgATTTTGGGATACGCGTAGGCCCTGTAAAACCGGAGGGAGGGAGTATGTATGTCCTGTGAGTAAAAAAATGACCACTTTGTACCCCATTTAGCATTGTTTCTTCCACTTTGTACCCATTTTAGCATTGTTTTCTCCACTTTGTACCCTATTTGACAGTATTTTCTGACAGTGAGCCATGCTCGTCAGGCTGATGCCGCTATTGACTGGACACCAAACGTACACGTAGTTCTCCCTGGATGGCCTCCAAGTTATCTTAAACCAATTAGCTACCAAGTGACTCAAGCTATGTCAACTAAAAGCGCTGCTAGCGACCTGAAGACCGCACTGCACATGTATGTCCACCTAAAGCGCGTGATCTTTCGGAGAACGGTGGTAACGGAGGCGCTCAAAAGGAGGTGCAGCAGCAATCTGTCAAGAAATCATAGCAACATCACCAATCAGATTCCTCACAAGTAAGGCACAAAGTGGAAAAGATACTGCAAAATGTTGTACAAAGTGGTCATAATACTTGTGTTTTTAGTAATTAATTTGCAGTATCTTTTGTTAGTCCAAGCCTGTCCACCCTGTACAATGGTATATTTCACAACAATGTCAGCAGATAATCAAATGGCAGAGAAGCgacagtgtgtgtgtgtgtgacaaCTCGAAACTCATATCATGAGATATGAGTTTATGCAATTATTGCTATCAACTAATTTCGCACATAAAAATATAAATGATCATTAAATCTCACGAGCGGGTCTACAACACAAGAGCTAATGTGACGTTGGATACCAAGTTACCAGCATGGTGCAGCTCATCTTAGTTGGAAATTCTAATGGAACTTTGTATTCTGCCCACTAATTTAACTAATAAACCACTTCTGTTAGTCCAAGCCTGTCCACCCTGTTGACATTTTTATATATACTAGTAGATCCATCTTGCTAAACCTCCACACTGGAAGCACGGCAACACCTATGCTTTCAACAGTACTTGAGCAGACAATTCAGACAGGGGAAACATGGGAACAAAAATTATTGGCTCCCAACCTCCAAGTGGCCTCACTCATGCTCTAACTAACTGCTCTTCTAACCCCACATATTTCTCTCTCTACCACCCTACCAGCAGAGCATTTTACCACCTTATCTCTCCTTTCTCTTTTCTCTTCCCTCTATATATACACACCCCTACCCTGCTCTTGGTTCCTCTCTCTTCCACCTCCTAATCACCACAAGACATCTAGCATACACACACAAAGGGAGGAAGAAACCAAGAGATCAGCAAGCAGCTCAAGTAGCTAGCGTGGAGGTGTCCAAGGTTGGAGACTCAACGGCAGCAAGTACAGGCTAGCTAGCCAACCAGCTGCTCTACAGGAGCCGATGGCTGGCGCCGACGTCGACGTCGGAACGGAGCTCCGGCTCGGGCTGCCAGGAGGCGGCGCCGAGGCGGCCAAGACCACGAAGAGGGGCTATGAGGACACCATTGACTTGAAGCTGACGCTCCCCACCGGCGGCAGCATGAAGGAAGACGCCAACAGCAAGCCGGAACAAGCCGCGGAGAAGGCCAAGAGCGACCCCGAGAAGCCACCTGCTCCCAAGTATGTCTGCATACATACATATATATGCTATATAGCTATGTGGTAACACAAATCATTTCGTTAGTGATAATTTAGTCAGATGTTTTCTTAGTTCTCGACATAAGGATTAGGATGTCTGAATTTCCTAGATGCTTCTGAttatctctttctctttcatcttGGTAGATATGCATAGCAAAAGATCCATCCATATAGAAAAGATTAGGCGTATGCAGAGTTTGGGCATGTCAGCATGTGCAGGCTTTTCATTTTCCCTTTCTGATAAATTTTCTCAAGTTTGGATTCATTCTATATTTATAGCATGCTGAATAAACATGACATGCAAATGGGCAAACACTTAAAGTAGGGCAAAATATCCGGAAAAGAGATCCCATGGCAGAAAGCGCACAAGGCGACACCATCGTCTATGTTCTCTGTCGCCTCTAAAGCGCCCGGGCGAATTATTATCACCTTTTTAAACCATAACATATTCACACTTGATGCCTGCTTTGCGCGGCAGCCGGTAGATGTCAGAGAAAATTAATATGATGTATATTCTCTCTTCATCTTTTGGTAGATTCCACTGGAAAAGCAAGGGGTTAATTGTCTTATCGTTTTCTGTTGTGGAAACGAAGAAATATTATTCTGATCAGTGAGATGAGAGCACTATTTCTGTAGATAATCATGCCGGTCATGATTCATTGGCGCTAACTAAAGTTGATGCCGTTTTCATTACACACCATAATGGTACTAGTACTACCATAAAGTTGCCACAGGCATACACATTAGTTAACCAGAGCTGGCTCCCTGTCAGGAAGAATATAGTAACATGCATGATCGAGATAGATGGAACTTCCAGCTACAATATTAATTAAAGAATCTTATTTTGTTTTTACAGCACAAGTAGTCTAGAGACTCTAGACTAAGAGCTTATCATAACTAATTTGTGGAAACAGCAAGTGTAAATGCGTAGCTAATTTTGCATCTTATGTATCCACCAGGGCACAAGCTGTGGGTTGGCCACCAGTCCGATCCTACCGCAGGAACGCCATGACCGTGCAGTCTgtgaagatcaagaaggaagaggaaACCGAGAAGCAGCAgcctgttgctgctgctgctactgctgGTGGCAACGGCTCTGCCTTTGTGAAGGTGAGCATGGACGGCGCGCCCTACCTGCGCAAGGTGGATCTGAAGATGTACAACACCTACAAGGACCTCTCCATTGCTCTGCAGAAGATGTTCAGCACCTTCACTGCAACTGGTAAATCCGTCAGCCTCAGAACCTGCAGCAGATTATCAACTTAACTTAACCATTTTGCCTCAACTGTACAAATGGAACTTACTTTGACTTAACAAGGGCCACAATTATCAACTATTTTTTACAGGGAATGAGGGGAAGATGGTTGAGGCAGTGAATGGTTCAGATGTTGTTACTACTTACGAAGACAAGGATGGCGACTGGATGCTTGTTGGAGATGTCCCGTGGGAGTATGTTACTTCATTCTTGCGCCCCCTTATCTACTCCCGTATTTAAGACCACATGATTAGAATGCAATTAAGCGAGGTCCAAAGTTCAGTTTCTTTCGTCGGCTGATCAAATACCCTGCAGGATGTTTGTGGCTTCATGCAAACGATTGAGGATCATGAAGAGTTCCGAAGCCATCGGTCTTGGTCAGTGTCTTCAGCTAAAATTCTCGTCCAACTCAAGATTTATATCTTAATTCTAACCCCTATGAGATTTCTTTTTTTCAGCACCAAGGGCCAAGGACAAGTACAAGACCAAGAGCTAAAGATGGGGCAGTAATAAGAGGAAGAGTATGATGCCATAAGAATGGTGTTCTTGCAGTGTGCTATGGTTTTAGATATATGATGTTTTAATTAATAGTTGGATTAAAAGAAGGGAGAGTTGCCATGTTTAATTTGTTGATGGACCAGAAGCAATTATCTATCTGTGTGTAGCTGGATTGGTGTTATGTGATGTTCCCTACCATGTGTCAAAGAATCTACTTGGTGATTTTATTCCAATGTTGTTGATTAAGTATGTGTAATTGTTAAGTAAAGGGCATCAATGAGACTATTATTATTATGGTATCATGTAAGTTAACTTGTTTGTTAATTATAAGCACAATATTTTTGTACTCTGTGTGTGATCAAGTGGGGGGAACAAGCCATGTGCTTGGTGATGGGAAATCCATTACTATAACCTAGCCTATCTGTCATTGAGTTATTGAGAAGGTTGGGTCTTGAGGGATGATGGGTATGATCATAGCAAGAAGCTTCCTTGCTCTGCCAGAGTATGGTGATACCAAAGCTAAGTACATTGCATAAGCAAATTAAAACATTATATATTCAGGATGCATTTATTTATGGCAAAGAAATGTTTCTAATATATAAAAACAAGATGCCTAATCATGATTGGTCTGCAAGGTGGTACATTGCATTGGAATCACACAGCAGTACGATCAGATCATCAAAAGGATTACGTGAATGCTACGTGAAGATTATCAAAGGCATCTACATGTCACTGTTTGCATAACAGAAATGGATCTGCTAAGAGGACGTGTTATATGTATAAAATAGCATCTGAATACTTAATTCTCCATAAAATACTATGTACTACTGCTATTGCATAACTATAGCAGGAGAGACAGAATGCTATACTGCACACCAAACGAAACCAGAGGCACCTCAAAATTCGTGGATGATAAAGTGTGATAACATCACAGGCTATACAAAATAAGAAGGTAACTGGCTTACATCAAAACTGGAGCTGGACCAATGTACAACAAATCAAGGAGATCTCATTCCTCCAGGTAGTAGAGCTTCGCCAATATTTTCAAGATAACACACAGCCAGAAAATAACATCTAAACAATCCACATGAACTCATCCATCCTGTACAGCCAGTTACTGCAAGTGTTCAATAAAACTTGCAAGTAAACATCACCCATGAATATGACATTCAATCTATCAGAAAGCCGTATCTTCAGGATCTGAGATGGGTCCAACTGGGATAGCATAAACATTGCTAGGTCCACGAGTCGCTAGCCCTGAACAGCCAACTCCTGCAAGTGATCAATGAAGACTTGCAAACAAATATCGTCGGTGAATATGACTTCAGATCCTTCAGAAAGCTGTGACTTCTGTGTCACAGATGGATTCAACCGGGCTAGTAAAAATCTGGCCTGGCTCCCATGCTGATCACATTTTATGAGTTTTGGCACTGGAAATCGGTCTGCCAATAGTGCCTCTGCGTCAACTTCTGGTGCTTCAAGCAGCTTCCTTAAGTTTTCATGGTTTGGGTCTTTATGATAGCCAAGCTTCCTCCACTGAGCAATCTTCGAGCCATAATGGATCACTATATAGAAGTACGAATCAAATAGCAAAATGACATCAGGAGAAATGGAGCTGACATCTAGCAGCACAGGAATGGGTGGTCCGTCAAATGAGTACTGGAATAAAGTTGGCTGGATCATGATTAGAGATCCCACAACTCCCTCCCTATTCAACATCAACCGGAAGAAAGCAGTTTCATCAGGAGAGCTGTTGACAACATCAATGAACTGTGACCTTCGAAGGTAGTACATGAACTGCGGATACAGAGAGAAATTAGTTGACAACCGAAATGTAGATGGATCTTCAGGAACATAGTTTCCAAACTTAGCAGTGAAGCGAATAAGCATCTTGTCGAGCCACCGTATTACATCTCTAACATGGTATGTCTCTGCTCTGTGAACAGCAATCCTGGCCATAACTGCTGCAGCAGCTTCCTGATCAAACCCTTCAGCAATTTCAGGAGATCGAGGTCCAGCCCATCTTCTCGCAACAGTTGTTACCCTTAGGCGATAGCTACCATCACCATGTCGGTACCTTGTCATAAACTGAATAAAGAAGACAGTTGGGGGCTCACTGTTGCGCTCAGTACTATGGCTACAATCAACTCGGAAGAAGAAAGCAATACAGGTTTTGCTGTTCAGTGTACTCATTTTCCAACAATTTGTCCCACCCTCACCAATTTCTTTATCACTAACTGAGCTATTTTTTCTGTGGAGGGAGATGCAGGGACCAAGAGCACCACAAATCTTGACCTCCCTTGATGTCACTATCTCAATCGTTGCATTGAAGTTCATGTTAAGGTAATCAGTACCCTCACGCTTGAAGGTTTGCCTTAAACAGCTTTTGAACTGTTCAGACTCAAATGACTCTGCAAGCACCATTAAGCCACCAGACACTTCAACTGGATACCTCAGCTCTGCAGCCCCAACCTGATCAAGAGA
It includes:
- the LOC127292925 gene encoding auxin-responsive protein IAA13 — its product is MAGADVDVGTELRLGLPGGGAEAAKTTKRGYEDTIDLKLTLPTGGSMKEDANSKPEQAAEKAKSDPEKPPAPKAQAVGWPPVRSYRRNAMTVQSVKIKKEEETEKQQPVAAAATAGGNGSAFVKVSMDGAPYLRKVDLKMYNTYKDLSIALQKMFSTFTATGNEGKMVEAVNGSDVVTTYEDKDGDWMLVGDVPWEMFVASCKRLRIMKSSEAIGLAPRAKDKYKTKS
- the LOC127292924 gene encoding protein transport protein SEC23 G, which gives rise to MDFAELEAVEGLRWPWHSWPPTPSAAEALVVPTAVLCAPLHPTAPDLLPILPYPPLRCATRSCAAALNPFSRVNHAAARWSCSFCGAAANPYPRHLSPDAIPAELFPTHSSVEYALPPDPAEGPGGPPAIVFVIDAATDGDELAALKAEVLRVVQGLPERVRVALVTFAASVWVHDLGFEGCARVVVLNGERELESEKIQQLLGVRHSRYSKLSALKDTEVQRFLLPVSECEFSITSAIEDLSSMSACPRGHRPLRATGAAISTAIALLEGCCSSNTGGRIIVFTSGPTTVGPGLVVETDLGKAIRSHRDIFNANVPLIEKAQDFYKKVAKRLTDSALVLDLLACSLDQVGAAELRYPVEVSGGLMVLAESFESEQFKSCLRQTFKREGTDYLNMNFNATIEIVTSREVKICGALGPCISLHRKNSSVSDKEIGEGGTNCWKMSTLNSKTCIAFFFRVDCSHSTERNSEPPTVFFIQFMTRYRHGDGSYRLRVTTVARRWAGPRSPEIAEGFDQEAAAAVMARIAVHRAETYHVRDVIRWLDKMLIRFTAKFGNYVPEDPSTFRLSTNFSLYPQFMYYLRRSQFIDVVNSSPDETAFFRLMLNREGVVGSLIMIQPTLFQYSFDGPPIPVLLDVSSISPDVILLFDSYFYIVIHYGSKIAQWRKLGYHKDPNHENLRKLLEAPEVDAEALLADRFPVPKLIKCDQHGSQARFLLARLNPSVTQKSQLSEGSEVIFTDDICLQVFIDHLQELAVQG